Proteins encoded by one window of Bacillota bacterium LX-D:
- a CDS encoding PHP domain-containing protein yields MYFFADYHMHTKHSDGRATVEEMIQAGREKGLEEIAITDHGPKNIGTGVKNPEQYLKIKQEVKELNAQFKDIKVFCGAEADLIDLDGSIDIPKKICRELDLLLVGLHPYVWPKNFSAAGKYVLGNQLAKYSSKVKSKVTNNNTKALLEAIYKHDVDIVTHPGLGMPLHLQEVARACAAKNTAFEINVGHRYQSFTDIMEVARTGVNFVVNSDAHFTTSVGELTQGKALLTQAKIPVEQVLNARE; encoded by the coding sequence ATGTATTTCTTTGCTGATTATCATATGCATACAAAGCACAGTGATGGGAGAGCGACTGTGGAGGAAATGATCCAAGCAGGGCGGGAAAAAGGCCTTGAGGAAATTGCCATTACGGATCATGGTCCCAAAAATATTGGAACAGGTGTCAAAAATCCGGAACAATACTTAAAGATCAAACAAGAGGTTAAAGAGTTAAACGCTCAATTTAAGGATATTAAAGTTTTTTGTGGTGCGGAAGCTGATCTAATTGATTTAGATGGAAGTATAGATATACCTAAGAAGATTTGCCGAGAACTGGATTTGCTGTTAGTAGGTCTTCATCCTTACGTTTGGCCCAAAAATTTTTCTGCTGCAGGAAAGTATGTCCTTGGGAATCAATTGGCTAAATATAGTTCTAAAGTCAAAAGCAAAGTTACTAACAACAATACGAAGGCGTTGCTTGAAGCAATTTATAAACATGATGTAGATATTGTGACCCATCCTGGGTTGGGAATGCCTCTCCATCTCCAAGAAGTTGCCAGGGCCTGCGCCGCTAAAAATACAGCTTTTGAAATCAATGTAGGGCATCGCTACCAAAGTTTTACAGACATAATGGAGGTTGCACGAACTGGTGTCAATTTTGTTGTCAACAGCGATGCCCATTTTACCACTAGTGTAGGGGAATTAACCCAGGGCAAGGCACTCCTTACTCAGGCAAAAATTCCCGTTGAGCAAGTTTTAAATGCTCGAGAATAG